The following are encoded in a window of Brevibacillus ruminantium genomic DNA:
- a CDS encoding IS3 family transposase (programmed frameshift) gives MVELYENGKSRAAIVEEYDLTASALDRWIKQAQTTGSFKEKDNRSSEDNELIALRKENQRLKMEVDIFKASRADHGTKVAIIQNNRDKYSVSAMCDVLQIARSTFYYEAKEQTSEDDVAEAIADIFHKNRKAYGTRKIKVKLQERGFVVSRRRIGRIMKEQGLVSTYTVSQYKPLKSACNEASTANTLNREFDQTEAKRVVVSDLTYVKVQNRWHYICVLIDLFNREIIGHSVGPHKDAVLVSRAFATVQGDLSQIQWFHTDRGSEFKNQKMDALLETFEIGRSLSMKGCPYDNAVAEATYKIMKTEFVNQMNFQSLRHLELELYDYVNWFNKHRIHGTLGYMTPVQYRHAALKNAV, from the exons ATGGTAGAACTCTATGAAAACGGAAAATCCAGAGCAGCGATCGTGGAGGAATATGACCTCACAGCCTCCGCTTTAGACCGCTGGATCAAACAAGCCCAAACAACGGGTTCCTTCAAGGAGAAGGACAATCGCTCCTCCGAAGACAATGAGCTGATTGCCTTGCGAAAGGAGAACCAGCGTCTGAAAATGGAGGTGGATATTT TTAAAGCAAGCCGCGCTGATCATGGGACGAAAGTAGCTATCATCCAGAACAACCGTGATAAATACTCGGTATCAGCAATGTGCGACGTCCTGCAAATCGCAAGAAGTACGTTTTACTATGAAGCGAAAGAACAAACGAGCGAAGACGATGTCGCCGAAGCGATTGCGGACATTTTCCATAAGAATCGAAAAGCTTACGGTACACGCAAGATTAAAGTCAAGCTCCAGGAACGTGGTTTCGTCGTCTCCAGACGTCGAATTGGCCGGATCATGAAAGAGCAGGGACTTGTTTCTACGTACACCGTGTCGCAATATAAACCCCTTAAGTCCGCGTGTAATGAAGCGTCTACAGCCAATACGCTGAATCGCGAATTCGATCAAACGGAGGCTAAACGAGTCGTTGTCAGCGATCTGACGTATGTGAAAGTTCAGAACCGGTGGCATTACATTTGTGTACTTATCGACCTGTTCAATCGAGAGATCATCGGCCATAGTGTAGGCCCTCATAAGGATGCCGTGTTGGTTTCTCGTGCCTTTGCAACGGTTCAGGGTGATTTATCTCAGATTCAATGGTTCCATACCGACCGTGGCAGTGAGTTTAAAAATCAAAAGATGGATGCACTTTTGGAGACATTTGAAATTGGCCGATCCCTGAGCATGAAAGGCTGCCCCTACGACAACGCTGTGGCGGAAGCGACCTACAAGATTATGAAAACAGAGTTCGTGAACCAGATGAACTTCCAGAGTCTTCGTCATCTGGAACTGGAATTATACGATTATGTTAACTGGTTTAACAAGCATCGGATTCATGGAACACTAGGATACATGACACCGGTTCAGTATCGCCATGCAGCCCTTAAAAATGCTGTCTGA
- a CDS encoding transposase has product MKHTSYGFDVLALVGQLRFKQHMTIGEITETLNQRGVTTSERNSQRLYERYLTLLRASVTDHVKQALKQVVQDRGGIMISMDGVQPEKGNETLYVIREVFSGTILSAQNLKSSSAEELKKLILPVIELGFPIIGIVTDGQQSIRMAMESLLPDVPYQYCQYHYLKDIAKPVVDLDRKLKTGIKKSLRGIREVEKRIENDASTEAEVAKDYVAAIRSVLLEDGNPPLDLPGIRVYENARAIQASLERCLSKKGALSAQKPNQNFR; this is encoded by the coding sequence ATGAAACACACTTCCTACGGTTTTGACGTGCTAGCGTTGGTTGGTCAGCTTCGGTTTAAGCAACATATGACAATCGGCGAAATTACGGAAACGTTGAATCAGCGCGGGGTAACCACGTCAGAACGCAATTCTCAGCGGTTGTACGAACGTTATCTTACCTTGCTCCGCGCTAGCGTGACGGATCACGTCAAGCAAGCACTCAAGCAAGTTGTTCAGGACCGTGGCGGTATCATGATTTCCATGGACGGTGTTCAGCCCGAGAAAGGCAATGAGACGCTCTATGTCATACGAGAAGTATTCAGCGGAACGATCCTGTCTGCACAAAATCTAAAGAGTAGCTCCGCAGAAGAACTTAAGAAACTCATCCTGCCTGTTATCGAACTGGGATTTCCCATCATCGGGATCGTTACGGATGGTCAACAATCCATCCGAATGGCCATGGAATCGTTACTGCCGGACGTGCCGTACCAATACTGCCAATACCACTATCTAAAGGACATTGCAAAGCCTGTTGTCGATTTAGACCGCAAGCTCAAGACAGGAATCAAGAAGAGCCTCCGTGGTATTCGCGAAGTCGAGAAGCGAATCGAAAACGATGCCTCTACAGAAGCAGAGGTGGCAAAAGATTACGTGGCGGCCATTCGTTCTGTGCTCCTCGAAGACGGCAATCCCCCACTCGATCTACCGGGCATACGTGTTTATGAAAATGCTAGAGCCATTCAGGCTTCCCTCGAACGATGCCTGAGTAAAAAAGGGGCCCTCTCTGCTCAAAAACCTAATCAGAATTTTCGATAA
- a CDS encoding transposase, whose product MDDFEEQYATVMRWSKPIHHVAGILNPSIDKRSETVRFHMQHLLDWVEQTYTSKDDLPMVANLKSYSRGFWKGLFTCYDHPHVPRTNNDHERFFRQTKTRHRRMTGLRSWNEYILRSGEMVVFVDDALHQSNVLSRLQSVNYLDFKNERLRWSARLSEATKRRRFRTNPSVYLEQAENAYCMLIGQS is encoded by the coding sequence TTGGATGATTTTGAAGAGCAATATGCTACCGTGATGCGCTGGTCCAAACCGATTCACCACGTTGCCGGGATCTTGAATCCAAGCATAGATAAACGAAGTGAAACGGTTCGATTTCATATGCAGCATCTGTTAGATTGGGTTGAACAGACGTACACCAGCAAAGACGACTTGCCAATGGTTGCAAATCTGAAAAGCTACTCCCGAGGGTTTTGGAAAGGCCTGTTTACGTGTTACGACCATCCGCATGTCCCACGAACGAACAACGACCATGAGCGTTTCTTCCGCCAGACGAAGACCCGGCATCGACGGATGACGGGTCTGAGAAGTTGGAACGAATATATCCTCCGAAGTGGTGAAATGGTCGTATTTGTCGATGACGCACTTCACCAGAGTAATGTGTTAAGTAGACTTCAGTCTGTAAACTACCTTGATTTTAAAAATGAACGCCTGCGTTGGTCTGCTCGTTTGAGTGAAGCTACCAAACGCAGACGATTCCGAACGAATCCAAGTGTGTACCTGGAACAGGCCGAAAATGCTTACTGTATGTTAATTGGTCAGTCGTAG
- a CDS encoding recombinase family protein, with translation MALEVEVIKASRKISDRNAGKLSDVLRVAPYARVSTDTEEQLNSYKSQVAYYTDLVSKRSDWVLVDIYADEAITGTQVTKREDFQRMINDCMDGKIDMIITKSISRFARNTLDTLKYVRMLKEKNIAVFFEDENINTLTMDGELLLVILSSVAQQEVENISANVKKGLKMKMKRGELVGFQSCLGYDYDVNTKKISVNQEEAEIVRYIFERYTSGIGAYVIAKELTEAGHKTKYGRVEWQDTTVLGIIKNEKYKGDLLQGKTFTVDPISKRRLDNYGEEDQFYVKNHHEPIVSEEVFEKAQDILHRRGENRRRGAKGKRDKYSRKFAFSSKLECAFCGSNLSRRNWHSGTPHEKVIWQCVTATKKGKKYCSRSKALEEKLIEGAFVESYKLVCRNNSDVLDELMKRMESVFSDQNNQKRLNKIISDIQATEQKRCKLIDLCLDEKIDRATYEQKYAELDTSLTKLLEEKEQLEQSAQDEINLGKRLEHFRKVLQTNEVLTAFDRNVFESIVDKVIIGENPDQGSPEPYKLTFVYKTGFHNSIHSKMHKQKKSLRNERGKMPSYSEHNTCGECGFVGEGIVVESNFSHLKA, from the coding sequence ATGGCTCTTGAAGTGGAAGTGATTAAAGCAAGTCGGAAAATATCGGATCGCAACGCCGGAAAGTTATCGGATGTTCTTCGCGTCGCCCCTTATGCCCGCGTAAGTACCGACACTGAGGAGCAATTGAACAGCTACAAGTCGCAAGTCGCCTATTATACCGATCTCGTAAGCAAACGCAGCGACTGGGTGCTGGTTGATATTTATGCGGATGAAGCCATAACCGGGACACAGGTAACGAAGCGCGAGGATTTTCAACGCATGATTAACGATTGCATGGACGGGAAAATTGATATGATCATCACGAAGTCTATCTCCAGGTTTGCGAGAAACACGCTGGATACGTTGAAATACGTTCGAATGTTGAAAGAAAAAAACATCGCCGTATTTTTTGAAGACGAGAATATCAATACGCTGACGATGGACGGCGAATTGTTGCTTGTCATTCTAAGTTCCGTAGCGCAGCAGGAAGTGGAGAACATCTCCGCCAACGTGAAAAAAGGTTTGAAAATGAAAATGAAGCGCGGCGAACTGGTGGGCTTTCAAAGTTGTTTGGGATACGATTACGATGTGAATACGAAAAAGATATCCGTTAATCAAGAAGAAGCCGAAATCGTCCGCTATATTTTTGAACGATATACATCGGGGATCGGCGCTTACGTTATTGCAAAGGAACTGACTGAGGCGGGACATAAAACCAAGTACGGAAGAGTCGAATGGCAGGACACAACCGTTCTTGGTATCATAAAGAATGAGAAGTACAAAGGCGATTTGTTGCAAGGAAAGACATTTACCGTCGATCCAATTTCCAAGAGAAGACTGGACAATTACGGCGAGGAAGATCAGTTTTATGTCAAAAATCATCACGAGCCGATTGTCAGCGAAGAAGTTTTTGAAAAGGCGCAGGACATATTGCATCGAAGAGGCGAGAATCGCCGCCGCGGCGCAAAAGGCAAGCGGGACAAGTACAGCAGGAAATTTGCTTTCAGCAGCAAGTTGGAATGTGCTTTCTGCGGAAGCAACCTCTCGCGGCGGAACTGGCACAGCGGAACCCCGCATGAGAAGGTGATTTGGCAGTGCGTGACAGCCACGAAAAAAGGGAAGAAATACTGCTCTCGCAGCAAAGCTTTGGAGGAAAAGCTGATTGAGGGTGCTTTTGTCGAATCTTACAAATTGGTGTGCCGCAACAATTCGGATGTGCTGGACGAGCTTATGAAAAGAATGGAGTCCGTGTTTAGCGACCAGAATAATCAAAAGCGACTGAACAAAATTATCAGCGATATTCAGGCCACGGAGCAAAAACGTTGCAAACTGATTGATTTGTGCCTGGATGAGAAAATAGACAGGGCTACTTACGAACAGAAGTATGCGGAACTCGATACTTCGCTTACTAAATTGCTCGAAGAAAAGGAACAGTTGGAGCAATCCGCGCAAGATGAAATTAACTTGGGGAAACGGCTTGAACATTTTCGCAAAGTGCTTCAAACGAATGAAGTTCTGACCGCATTCGACCGGAACGTATTCGAAAGCATTGTCGATAAAGTGATTATTGGGGAGAACCCCGATCAAGGTAGTCCCGAGCCGTACAAATTGACCTTCGTATATAAAACAGGCTTTCATAACAGCATCCATAGCAAGATGCACAAGCAAAAAAAGTCCTTACGAAATGAAAGGGGGAAAATGCCTTCCTATTCCGAGCACAACACATGTGGAGAGTGTGGTTTTGTTGGTGAGGGAATAGTTGTAGAAAGCAATTTCAGTCATCTCAAAGCATAA
- a CDS encoding ATP-binding protein translates to MINYDYHKLLEPMEFQELSRDIVQMRDNIFLESYKEGKDGGVDGGCFHQNNRIILQAKRWKSGSALYSYLKNNEKEKVEKLNPDRYILTIATDLSPPEKEKIKALFHPYIKSSDDILCEKDFNNLLGQDKYKSIHEKYLKLLVPNTYVLKNMLNSALHGVLLHESAREFEEALRRAEVFVETRPYKIALKKLEAKKVVLISGEPGVGKTSIAYHLGRYFIRNKGYAAFYWVKSVDDIYVALRSEGKKVIVFDDFWGSIFQESSIAGKDEQRLAKIIERIKDDNHSVLILTTREYILKQGFKKHADLKEVVEKYKLECRLDQYRDVEKVKIFFGHLMQSKLTWQQTEKLFHKHREIVDHANFNPRVIEMFLRNVDIELHPRECMESFWGYLECPENFWKSIFSSLPTEAKLLSVILLISPIPIQSNHLEEIYSRCLNQMGNVIEKKSFQECISELERTVIKSLVDEEESRVIIKFQNPLVQEYLHSYLKHHIDHYFDVLFFGICYYNQLAYLLSNFSNDLSEEKYRKLFRKCIDNFESMPKITIDFIDYLDDNEFEYFVDKIRENSTFHQFFDLIWCYENKQLTEYQVFFEDYIHHINSQLGNFDLEIKNTDLDIYPHVIEKCVAIGISFNGFNIIKLYYNRICYEDRALEINKFKGIFPEEYQLFLINYGEDIKYYLEEYYIKKLHYYSEINDIKYCKYLCSEIPKQLDQYGIAYTIEFRAIIEDLMSSLDEAAAGTEEYDDDQEEVQIDESEIAYNEIVDVYEEHILGNVNYFWEDDLHDFIRNSAMSKSLKNELLALEEKDEYWYIHEFLKDEESFLFLEQSLIQNEELYKYAMFFTFQLIGNMSIRSDIPTKQFIGFLIEVCPDIMYRENAMLTKEEIISTAAFRLYFEDEERDFEKLVNSGLFVERGKWYELVNILLVMMPYGLFITNLVQVEKIDYYNSMNTGEEWPVFRVRKKRKSIVADHTFTADIGFYYFKNFNWERIYFKMFFELDRADYLEYYLVPMAQSYFQEVKRDTTLETIATVFKDLQFTIDIDKNGEIVGSQMSFCPLWRIIESLDIADIFELIPNDFSEEQMKYVAKNNEIIQERNRGIYRINLGKLENIEVLTKLGIDKTVQEVFGKICEVLKVC, encoded by the coding sequence TTGATCAATTATGATTATCACAAATTACTAGAACCTATGGAGTTTCAAGAATTGTCTAGAGATATTGTACAAATGAGAGATAATATTTTTTTGGAGTCGTATAAAGAAGGGAAGGATGGAGGGGTTGATGGAGGGTGCTTTCACCAAAATAATAGAATTATTCTTCAGGCTAAAAGATGGAAGAGTGGGAGCGCCTTATATAGCTATCTCAAAAATAACGAGAAAGAAAAAGTCGAAAAATTAAATCCTGACAGGTATATCTTGACAATCGCGACGGATCTTTCACCGCCTGAAAAAGAAAAAATTAAAGCATTATTTCATCCTTATATAAAAAGTAGTGATGATATTCTTTGTGAAAAAGATTTTAATAATTTGCTCGGGCAAGACAAGTATAAGTCGATTCATGAAAAATATTTAAAATTATTGGTCCCGAATACTTATGTTTTAAAAAATATGTTAAACAGTGCGCTGCACGGTGTGTTGTTACATGAATCCGCAAGAGAATTCGAGGAAGCTTTAAGAAGAGCAGAAGTATTCGTGGAGACCAGACCATATAAAATTGCATTAAAAAAACTTGAGGCAAAGAAAGTAGTTCTTATTTCTGGCGAACCTGGGGTAGGGAAGACCTCCATTGCCTATCATCTTGGAAGATATTTCATTCGAAACAAAGGATATGCTGCCTTCTATTGGGTTAAATCGGTAGACGATATTTATGTAGCGTTACGAAGTGAAGGAAAAAAAGTAATTGTATTTGATGATTTTTGGGGGAGCATTTTTCAAGAAAGTTCAATTGCGGGAAAAGATGAGCAGCGGTTGGCTAAAATTATTGAACGAATAAAGGATGACAATCACAGCGTCTTAATACTGACAACTAGGGAATATATTTTAAAACAAGGTTTTAAAAAACATGCGGATCTAAAAGAAGTCGTTGAAAAGTATAAGCTTGAATGTAGATTGGATCAATATAGAGATGTTGAAAAAGTTAAGATTTTTTTTGGACATTTAATGCAGTCAAAATTAACTTGGCAACAAACAGAAAAACTATTTCATAAGCACAGAGAAATAGTAGACCATGCTAATTTCAACCCAAGAGTTATTGAAATGTTCCTAAGGAATGTAGATATAGAACTACATCCTCGAGAATGCATGGAAAGTTTTTGGGGGTATTTAGAGTGTCCGGAAAATTTTTGGAAATCAATATTTAGTAGCCTACCTACTGAAGCAAAGTTATTATCTGTTATTTTATTAATTTCTCCAATACCGATCCAGAGTAATCATCTGGAAGAAATTTATAGCAGATGCCTGAATCAAATGGGGAATGTTATTGAAAAAAAGAGTTTTCAGGAATGCATTTCAGAATTAGAGAGAACGGTTATTAAATCGCTAGTAGATGAGGAAGAAAGTAGGGTTATTATTAAATTTCAAAACCCTTTAGTACAAGAATATTTACATAGCTACTTAAAACATCATATAGATCATTATTTTGATGTTTTATTTTTTGGAATATGTTATTACAATCAATTAGCATATTTATTATCTAATTTCTCTAATGATCTATCAGAGGAGAAGTATAGAAAATTATTTCGGAAGTGTATTGATAATTTTGAATCTATGCCTAAAATAACAATAGATTTTATTGATTATTTAGATGATAACGAGTTTGAATACTTCGTGGATAAAATAAGAGAAAATAGTACATTTCATCAATTTTTTGACTTGATATGGTGTTATGAGAATAAGCAGTTAACCGAGTATCAAGTCTTTTTTGAAGATTATATACATCACATCAATAGTCAATTGGGAAACTTTGATCTAGAAATAAAAAATACAGATCTTGATATTTATCCTCATGTGATAGAAAAGTGTGTTGCGATTGGAATTTCTTTTAATGGCTTCAATATTATTAAATTGTATTACAACAGAATATGTTATGAAGATCGTGCTCTTGAAATCAATAAGTTTAAGGGAATTTTCCCCGAAGAGTATCAATTATTCCTTATTAATTACGGAGAGGATATAAAATATTATTTGGAAGAATACTACATTAAAAAACTGCATTATTATTCTGAAATAAACGATATAAAATATTGTAAATATTTGTGTTCCGAAATACCTAAGCAGTTGGATCAGTACGGAATTGCCTATACAATTGAATTTAGAGCTATAATTGAAGATTTAATGAGTTCATTGGACGAAGCTGCAGCGGGGACGGAAGAATATGACGACGATCAAGAGGAGGTTCAAATCGATGAATCAGAAATAGCGTATAATGAGATCGTTGATGTTTACGAAGAACATATTTTAGGTAATGTGAATTATTTCTGGGAAGATGATTTACATGATTTTATTCGAAATAGTGCAATGAGTAAGTCTTTAAAAAATGAATTACTAGCATTGGAAGAAAAGGATGAATATTGGTATATTCATGAATTTTTGAAAGATGAAGAGTCGTTTTTGTTTCTGGAACAAAGTTTAATACAAAATGAAGAACTATATAAGTATGCGATGTTCTTTACTTTTCAGTTAATTGGTAATATGTCAATTCGTAGTGATATACCCACAAAACAATTCATTGGATTTCTTATAGAAGTATGTCCGGATATTATGTATCGTGAAAATGCAATGTTAACCAAAGAAGAAATCATATCTACGGCAGCCTTCAGATTATATTTTGAGGACGAAGAACGTGATTTTGAAAAATTAGTAAACAGCGGATTGTTTGTTGAACGAGGAAAATGGTACGAATTAGTCAATATTCTTCTTGTTATGATGCCGTATGGTTTGTTTATTACAAATTTGGTGCAGGTAGAAAAAATTGATTATTATAATTCGATGAATACGGGAGAAGAATGGCCAGTATTTCGAGTAAGAAAAAAGAGAAAAAGTATAGTGGCTGACCACACCTTTACAGCGGATATAGGATTCTATTATTTTAAAAATTTTAATTGGGAAAGAATCTATTTTAAGATGTTTTTTGAGTTAGATCGAGCGGATTATCTTGAGTATTACTTGGTACCAATGGCTCAAAGTTATTTCCAGGAAGTTAAGAGGGATACGACTCTGGAGACAATTGCAACTGTTTTTAAAGATTTGCAATTCACGATAGATATTGATAAGAATGGTGAAATTGTTGGTAGTCAGATGTCTTTTTGTCCATTGTGGAGGATCATTGAAAGTCTTGATATTGCGGATATTTTTGAATTAATCCCTAATGATTTCTCGGAGGAGCAAATGAAATATGTTGCTAAAAATAATGAAATAATACAGGAAAGAAATAGAGGAATATATCGTATTAATCTTGGAAAACTAGAGAATATAGAGGTACTTACTAAATTGGGAATAGATAAAACTGTTCAGGAAGTCTTTGGAAAAATATGTGAAGTTCTGAAGGTTTGTTAG
- a CDS encoding restriction endonuclease subunit S: MRTLGGITVDYLNICLSYYDFIPLTSGSTGRRKLTQAALMDAEILLPPLEEQQEIVNIIYQVTTGIGNTWEHYLEVQRNVDTITQSILFKAFRGELGTNNSKAENAIELLKETLAQQLK; the protein is encoded by the coding sequence TTGAGAACTTTAGGCGGTATTACTGTAGATTATTTAAATATTTGCCTATCATACTATGATTTTATCCCTTTAACTTCAGGCTCAACAGGAAGGCGTAAATTGACACAGGCCGCTTTAATGGATGCAGAAATTTTACTTCCACCTTTGGAAGAGCAGCAGGAAATAGTTAATATTATTTATCAGGTAACTACAGGTATTGGTAATACTTGGGAGCATTATCTTGAAGTACAAAGGAATGTAGATACAATTACCCAATCCATCCTCTTCAAAGCATTTCGGGGTGAACTAGGAACGAACAATTCAAAGGCAGAAAACGCGATCGAATTATTAAAAGAGACTTTAGCACAACAGTTGAAATAA
- a CDS encoding anti-phage deoxyguanosine triphosphatase, whose product MYLLIGSDNHLYLKEDIERMDPSRNDKRNPLDARDDFERDHGRIVHTSAFRRLQAKTQVIGPEEGDFHRTRLTHSMEVAQIARGIAIHLNKNSKVLREAGKIDISLLESAALAHDFGHPPFGHQGERALNEMMLEYGGFEGNAHTFRLLTKLEGDKEFGLNLTRATLLATLKYPVIYEELVNPGVYSGNNHFKPPKASVFEEDRDAFEWLLSGFSDNDRVIYTDIDKTIVDEKGKPIHKKSKNKTLECSIIEIADDIAYATHDLEDSLKLRLIKINELKNLLQVQLGTDSKLLELIKEIPNDVSESNFSFKLKELFAYLISMLITNVEILEDNQFASPRLRFKAILSARLKDLTDVLNDNLVYEEVILSQRVQTIEWKGGQIVRKLFTAMMNEKNLLPKNDREKWSSKTPRQQARLVCDYIAGMTDSFAAKMYSRLYEAKAGRLFDI is encoded by the coding sequence ATGTACCTGCTTATCGGTTCAGATAATCACTTGTATTTGAAAGAAGACATTGAAAGAATGGACCCTTCTAGGAACGATAAAAGAAATCCTCTAGATGCAAGAGATGATTTTGAACGGGATCATGGTCGCATCGTACATACCTCCGCATTTAGGAGGTTGCAAGCTAAAACTCAAGTAATTGGCCCTGAAGAGGGTGACTTCCACAGAACAAGGCTTACTCATTCAATGGAAGTTGCACAGATCGCGCGGGGTATAGCTATTCATTTAAACAAGAATTCAAAAGTTCTTAGAGAGGCTGGAAAAATCGATATTTCCCTTCTTGAATCTGCTGCTTTAGCACATGATTTTGGACATCCTCCATTTGGTCATCAAGGAGAACGTGCATTAAATGAAATGATGCTCGAATATGGGGGTTTTGAAGGAAATGCTCATACATTTAGATTGTTAACAAAGCTTGAAGGTGATAAAGAATTTGGATTAAATCTTACAAGAGCTACTTTATTGGCTACCCTTAAGTATCCTGTAATTTATGAGGAATTAGTTAATCCAGGGGTTTACTCAGGAAATAATCATTTCAAACCACCCAAAGCAAGTGTTTTTGAAGAAGATAGAGATGCTTTCGAATGGTTGTTGTCAGGCTTTAGTGATAATGACAGGGTAATTTACACGGACATTGATAAAACTATAGTTGATGAGAAAGGTAAACCAATACACAAAAAGTCAAAGAATAAGACCTTAGAGTGCTCAATAATTGAGATAGCAGATGATATTGCTTATGCGACTCATGATTTAGAGGACTCTTTAAAACTAAGACTAATAAAAATAAATGAATTAAAAAATTTGCTGCAGGTTCAATTAGGTACTGATTCAAAACTTTTAGAGTTAATAAAAGAAATACCTAATGATGTAAGTGAGTCAAACTTTTCATTCAAATTAAAAGAATTATTTGCATATTTGATATCTATGCTTATTACAAATGTTGAAATATTAGAGGATAATCAATTTGCTAGTCCTAGGCTTAGGTTTAAAGCCATATTATCAGCTAGATTGAAGGATTTAACAGATGTTTTAAATGATAATCTTGTTTATGAAGAAGTTATCCTATCACAGAGAGTCCAGACTATCGAATGGAAGGGAGGACAAATTGTAAGAAAATTATTCACAGCAATGATGAATGAAAAAAATCTCCTCCCGAAAAATGATAGGGAAAAATGGAGCTCTAAAACTCCAAGACAACAAGCACGTTTAGTTTGTGATTATATTGCAGGAATGACTGATTCCTTTGCAGCAAAAATGTACTCAAGGTTATACGAAGCAAAAGCGGGAAGATTATTTGATATTTAA
- a CDS encoding PIN domain-containing protein codes for MIWYNGVVIDTCVWIDIANNKEEKFLKTLENLSATKFLKLVIPEQVRIEWNKNKEERIVLEKNRLFESLLNTINNFKRKCSNEKNAELIALLNSVGDVINRDQPQIISEYVSLTERIDTLINHPNSIQLNDSVDVKNLAIDFALEKKAPFQRKCLWQTKNVGYGS; via the coding sequence ATGATATGGTACAACGGGGTAGTAATTGACACATGTGTGTGGATCGATATAGCTAATAACAAAGAAGAGAAGTTCCTTAAGACCTTGGAAAATCTCAGTGCAACGAAATTCCTCAAGCTTGTTATTCCGGAGCAAGTGCGAATTGAATGGAATAAGAACAAAGAGGAAAGAATTGTTTTGGAAAAAAACAGATTATTTGAGAGTTTACTAAACACCATTAATAACTTCAAAAGAAAATGTAGCAATGAAAAGAACGCAGAACTTATTGCTCTATTAAATTCGGTAGGGGATGTTATTAACCGTGATCAACCTCAAATTATTTCAGAATATGTGTCACTCACAGAAAGAATTGATACGTTAATAAATCATCCGAATAGTATACAATTAAATGATTCTGTAGATGTTAAAAATCTTGCTATTGATTTTGCTTTAGAGAAAAAGGCACCGTTTCAAAGAAAGTGTTTATGGCAGACTAAAAATGTAGGTTATGGCAGTTAA